One Gardnerella vaginalis genomic window, AAACATACGCAACAATCTACTTTTCTGGCAATGTGCGCTTAAACCATGCTCTTGTTCTTAGATTGCAAGAGAGAGGCGTGAATCTTAGTGAAGATGCGCTTTTTGACGGCGCAAACTATGAAAGCGGAACACCAGAAACGTCAGCTGTTTTTGATGCAATTTGTGCATCTGCTCGCAGCGTGTTCCCAGATTTTGATATTGAACGAGATATTGTTCTTGGATGTTTTACTGATTCGGGATCCAGATTTTTGGCTGAAACCGCTCAGATTTTGCAGGCGCTTAAAGTTGGGAATGTTGGAAACACTATGATTGATGCGGTTGCTGGCGATGAGCGTGCGCTTCAAGAGTTGGCGGCAAATGATAGGCAAGAGTATTCTCCACTAGATGTAGACCCTCATGGTGAATATGAAGTCGGTGATGTAGATAATGTTGTACGTTATGCATCTGGTTTAGCTGCTAATGGCGTTTCTCTGGCTTTAGACGTGGATGCTGGATCTGATTCTGCTTCTATCGCGGCTGCAATTTCTTCACGCTGTGTTCTTGCTGGAAAGTCCATTTTATATGTTCCAAATGTTATGGAACAACAGCGTCGATTCCGTCATGCTCTTAGTGCGAATGAGATTTCTTCGCTTGCGCTAGACGTTTCGGATTCTCACCTTGCGAAACATGTGGATTCTCAGCTCATAGCTGCAGTTGGGGCGCGTCAAAGCGTTGCTTCTAGCCGTTTTGAGCAGGTTTGTGACGAGTTAGTTGGTGTTAAAACTCGTTTAAATCGTTATTTGGGAGACTTGCACGGAGTAGATGAGCGTTGGGGTGTATCAGCGTATCAGACAATGCAAAATCTTGCTGCTATTGCAATGTTGCCTACTCATCCTTGTACTCATGTAAGACTAGATGTTGCTGCTGCAAGATCGCTTTCTGGTCATTTAGATGAATGGGCGCAAAAATTACATCAAGCAGATGAGCTTGGAGAATTTACGATAAAGCCTGAAGATACCCCGTGGTTTGGCGCGTCTTTGTTCAATGAGAATGAGGCTGTTGCTGTATATCAGCGCGTTGTAGATGTTCTACTAAAGCTCCTTCCTGCAGCACGCGAACATGTTAAATCAACTGTTCAAAACTGCGGTTTCCCTGTTCCTGCTACCGCACGCGAATGGGGTAGACAGGTTACGGTGTTAAAGAATCTTCGCCGAGTTTTAGATGTTTTCCAAGCAGATATTTTTGAACGTGATCTTAGCGCGATGATTGAAGCAAGTAAGCCTAAAGCTGTTCGCAAGCGTGAAGGTACAGTAATGGGCTTCTGGGAGCGTAGACGTCATATTAAAGAAGCGCGTAGTCTTTTGCGTGTAGGAGCTAAAGTAGATGATCTTCATGAGGCTTTGAAGATTGTTGCTCAGCAAGCTGCTCAGTGGCGTACTTTTGTTCCTCATGGAGGGTGGCCTGTGTTACCGCCTAAGTTAGATGAGATTGTTAGTACTCAGGAGCTTTTGGATCGTAATCTTGTAGCTCTTGATGCTGTTCTTTCCACCACGCGTTTGGGTGCTGATCTTGAAAATGTTGAGTTTACTAAACTTGATGAGCGTTTACAGGCTTTACATGACGATCGTGCTTCCTTAGATACTTTACCTGGTAGGTGTGTGATTGAGCGCGATTTACGCGGTGTTGGTTTAGAAGACCTTGTTTGCGATTTGCGTAGGCGTAATGTTACTGGTTCTGCGTTAGATGGTGAGCTTCACTTGGCTTGGTGGACTACGGTTTTTGAAGATATCGTTAATTCTTCCGCGATTATTTCTAACCAAGATGGTTCGGCTATGCAAGATGCTTCTGACCGTTTTGTTCAGGTAGATACTGAGCACGTGCGCTCTGTGGGACCTATGGTTCAACAAGAGACTCTAAAACGTTTGTGTGAACTACTTTTCTCTAGGTCTCAGGAAGCTAATCAGCTTCACACAACTCTGGCAAGTAATAGTTCTGGCGTGACTTTTACCAAATTGATGAATTCTCATGCAGATCTTCTTCTTGCTGCTAAGCCAATTATGGTTGCTATGCCTTCTACTTTGACTATGATGACTGAATTTAAGCCGATTGTAGACATTGTGATCCTTGATTCTGTTGAGCATTTGAGCAATATTGAGCTTCTTAGCATTCTCGCTCGTGCTCGCCAAGTTGTAGTTATTGCTCATAAGAATACGGTAAGTTCACAGAGCGTTAACGATTTAATTAGTGTTTTGCCTTCTGTACATGTTAAATCTCGTGCTACTAGGCGTTCGCTTCGTCTTGCCAATTTCCTTGAAAATCATGGGTATGGTTCGCTTCGTCACGATGTTCCTGTAGATAGAATGCAAGGTAAAGTTAAGCTTCACCAAGTTGAGGCTTCTGGTGTTCCTGTTATGTCTACTGGTTTGATTGAGAGCAGCCAGAGGGAAATTGACGAGGTTGTTTCCTTGATAAAACAGCGTGCTACGACTTTCACTGTAGTTTCTTCCAGCTATGTTCTTGCAGTTGTAACTCTTACAAGTGTGTTTAGGAATCGTTTAGGAGCGGAGCTTAAGGCTCTTGCTATTAAAGATGAAAATATGAATAGATTCCTTCGTCATGTTCGTCTTGTAGATGCTAGTGAGTCTGTTGGTGCTACCGCTACTGATGTTATTCTTTCATTATGCTATGCAAAAACTTCGCACGGTAGGCTTTTGCAACAATTTGGTGTTTTGGAAGAAGAAGGCGGTAAGGGCATACTGCTTGATTCGCTAGCGTTAGCTCGTAGGAATTTAGATATTGTTTGCGCGTTTAAATCTAGTGATATGGAAGATGAACGTTTGCATCAGGATGGTCCTAAGCTACTTAAAGAATTGCTTATTTGGGCTGAGCAGCTGGATGATAGTCCAGTAAATCCAACTGATTTTGACGAACCAAAACCTGAATATGATCAAGATAAGTCAGAAGATAAGTCAGAATCTGCAGGTACAAGTGTGGAGGCTTTTGATTCTTCAGTAGACAGTTTTAATAATGTTTTGTTTACTGATTTGGCGGATCGTATTCGCGCTCGCGGATTGTGCGTAGCGGTGAATTACGGATTTGATAAGGAACACAGTATTCCTCTTGTTGTTGGTTTGCCAGATAAGCCTTTTGCTCTTGCCGTTTTAACGGATGATATGAGATTCATGAATATAGAATCAACGCGTGAACGTCATCGCATGTTTGCTCAAGATCTAGAGTATCTTGGCTGGTCTGTTATGAATGTTTGGAGCGTTGGAGCATTCGTAAATCCTGAAAAAGAGGTTGAGCGAGTTGTTTCTAGAATAGGCGAGCTTTACGGTGAAGATCAGTGAGCTGTGGTAGGTGACTATAGGTGAGTGACTATAATCCCAATCGTAGATGTTCTAGAACGCATAATCGAGTAGTTCGTAAAGGCTCTGAGCTTTTTGATGCTGATGGCGTTAAGCTGGAGCCTTCGGATTTTCAGACTTTAGACCAGCGCTCTAAAGATGACGATAATCGTATTCTTGGAGAGCTTCCACCTCATTGGGCAGTTTTTAGTGAACGTGGTAGATAAGGCTGTTTTATCCTCGTATTGCAATAACCGCAAGGTTTGGAATAATAGATTGTGTATTTATTATCTGTAACGCAGACTCTGCAGACATGGCTAGTAACGCGTTTTGAGATGAATTACCTGTTTTGACTACTATTACGTCGCGGATAAATGAAATGTTTTTGTTTTCTTGAATAATGTCATTCTCGTTATTATCTCCTCTTGAAACTTTGCTAAATGCTATTGAAATATTTTCGCCAATGTTTAAATCTTGGTTGTTGCTTGCCAGTTTTATTGAAATCGTTGTAAATCCTGGTGGAATTTTTGCTTGTTGTGTAATCTGACTAGTAAAAATAGGCATGCCATATTTGATATTGCAGGTTGCGATAATAGCATTTTTGATCAAATCTTTATTAATAACATGATTAAAAACACCGTTTTTTGGCACGTTAACATAAGATAAATCGTCTTGTTTAATAAGAGTGCCTTTAGATATATCTCTAATTGCTACAGGTATGATTTGCGTTTCTTGACAGCTAGTAATCATATTTATTGCAATAAGTGTTGCAACGCTAATAAAAAATACGGTAAGCGCATTTAACAAAAGTGCTTTCTGCCTGCGTTTTAAAAGCATGGCTGGCACTTGATTTTCGTGCGCATCATGCGTGCTAGATGTGTTTTTTAATATTGATATCATGCTCATAGAAGCATCATCTAATAAAAGGTGATGCTTCTACAAGATATTTTTGTCAATGTGGTTAAAGGTTATTTTCTATTGTAAATCAGATGATTTTTATACACTTTTCCACAAATTGGTTAATAAGCGAAATTGCTTATGCACATTTCCACAAATTGTTTGTATCTGCTTGAAAAATTATTTATCAGTGCGATAAAATCCACTACCTTTAAAATTGATTGGTGGTGCAGAAAACACCTTACGAAGCTCTGGTTTTCCGCATTTTGGACACACTGTAATTGGGTCATCCTCAAACGATTGATATTCCGAAAAATCATATCCACATTGCTTGCAACGGTAATGATAAGTAGGCAACGGTTCCTCCGATCTTTATTTCCATCACATATCCTAGCTCATGCCCGCACCGCATGAAAGATGACTTAAAATATACGCAAAAAGACGCAGTAATTTGTAAAAATTTAATGTAATAATTCCTATAATTGCGACACGCCGAATTGATTTTGGCTCTTCACATCCGTAACGCACTTTATATTTATACGTATGGGTTATGAATCGGTGAGTGCGTTAATTGTATTAATCATCATCATAGCCTTAATGTTTGGTTGGTTGCCTAAGCGCACTGTTAACAGCATGAAGTCAATGTTGGAACACAGCGAAGATAGGTATTCACCTTCGCTGCATATTGTGGATGAGCGTAGTGCTTCGCTGTTCCATGAGTGTAGTGGTGCGATGGCGAAAGGGGTTGGAATGCAACCGTCAGAGAAGCGATCGAATAAAAATAAGAACACTAAAAATAAGAGCAATAAGTCAAAGGTGTTAAGAGATAATTTTACTCCACAACATGTGGCTCGTATTCGTGCTCTTCGTCGCGCTGCGGTTCGTCGTCGCCGTATTTTGGTTTTTTCACTTGTTTTCTTGACCCTTGTGGTTCTTGTAGCTGGTTTGTCTGGATTATATTCTGCTTGGTTCGCTCTTATACCATTCGCTATGGTTTCAACAGTTCTTTACTTTGGTTCTATTGCGGCAAAGCATGCGCGAGATTGGGAAGCGCAAGTTGCTGCCTATAACAAATCTGCTGGCGTGCCGCAAAATTATGGTCAAAAAAGCTATGGTGAATCTGGTGAATCTATTGTGGAACCAGTTTTTGACGCGATTGTCAATTCTGTTGTAACTCATGAAGAAGAGTATCAAAATTATTCATCAGGCTCTGTTACACAATATTCGTCGAATACTCAAGACAATACAGAAACTTCTGTTATGCAGCAGCGTGAAATTAGTATGGCTTTAGAACGCGTCAATTCGCAGAATGCTAATGATTATATTGCTGCTGGTAATCAGTCATCGTCTTTGCCTGATGTGTCTGATTCGTCTGATTCTTCTAAATCTCATCAAGATTTAATATCTTTCTCGTTTGGGTCTGATTCTACAGAATCTTCTTCAAATGACAAGAATAATGGTCCGTTAAGCTTAGAAATAAAGTCCACTAAGCAGGTTGCTAAAGCAATTTCAGCTAAAGAACCGCTTTCTACTAAAGAATCTTCCGATAATAATGTGGAGCCACCAGTTAGTACTGAAGATTCATTAGGAAAAGCTGATTTGCGAGATGTTTTAGCTCGTCGCGCCGCATGAAAATAAGCTTAAAAGCAGATTAAAATACATATATTTTTAAAAAATTTTCCAAAATTTTAGCACTCTAGTTGGTAGAGTGCTAAAAACGCGCTATTATAAGTCACAGTGCGCGATAGTTTTGACGTGATCGTCAGCCTCGTCAATATTATTTGTGCGAATAGTTACATTTCTCTTAAGAAAGAGGTGGCGACAGTGTCGATTAAGCTCACACCGTTGGAAGATAAGATTATTGTTAAGCAAGCTCAGGCAGAAACTCAAACTGCTTCTGGCTTGTATATTCCAGATAACGCTAAGGAAAAGCCACAACAGGGCGAAGTATTGGCTGTTGGACCAGGTCGTCGCGACGACAAGGGTGAGCGCATTCCTATGGACGTTAAAGTTGGAGACAAGGTTCTATATTCCAAGTATGGTGGCACAGAAGTTCACTACGAAGGCGAAGATTATTTGATTGTTTCGTCTCGTGACGTTCTCGCAATCCTTGGCTGATTTTGATTAATTGTTTGGTTAATTTCTTTATTAATCATTTGTAATTAATCAAACAATATTTGAATCTATTTAACGCTGAAAATAACGGTTCGCCGCT contains:
- a CDS encoding helicase, with amino-acid sequence MSGEQNDFISQVNQAHNASEQNYQEAYGQNAQIKHESAQATASRDEKLRRINSWREQYKSQLAPSPLEDITKLSAQLELTHAHPSGIAQLFASGKVTLQALFRDSGMLRAAGRRLDRVFEDRDNKAHENGVSELSLVVGVASWSGNHVPVLTYPVRVIRDSGKDETYATIYFSGNVRLNHALVLRLQERGVNLSEDALFDGANYESGTPETSAVFDAICASARSVFPDFDIERDIVLGCFTDSGSRFLAETAQILQALKVGNVGNTMIDAVAGDERALQELAANDRQEYSPLDVDPHGEYEVGDVDNVVRYASGLAANGVSLALDVDAGSDSASIAAAISSRCVLAGKSILYVPNVMEQQRRFRHALSANEISSLALDVSDSHLAKHVDSQLIAAVGARQSVASSRFEQVCDELVGVKTRLNRYLGDLHGVDERWGVSAYQTMQNLAAIAMLPTHPCTHVRLDVAAARSLSGHLDEWAQKLHQADELGEFTIKPEDTPWFGASLFNENEAVAVYQRVVDVLLKLLPAAREHVKSTVQNCGFPVPATAREWGRQVTVLKNLRRVLDVFQADIFERDLSAMIEASKPKAVRKREGTVMGFWERRRHIKEARSLLRVGAKVDDLHEALKIVAQQAAQWRTFVPHGGWPVLPPKLDEIVSTQELLDRNLVALDAVLSTTRLGADLENVEFTKLDERLQALHDDRASLDTLPGRCVIERDLRGVGLEDLVCDLRRRNVTGSALDGELHLAWWTTVFEDIVNSSAIISNQDGSAMQDASDRFVQVDTEHVRSVGPMVQQETLKRLCELLFSRSQEANQLHTTLASNSSGVTFTKLMNSHADLLLAAKPIMVAMPSTLTMMTEFKPIVDIVILDSVEHLSNIELLSILARARQVVVIAHKNTVSSQSVNDLISVLPSVHVKSRATRRSLRLANFLENHGYGSLRHDVPVDRMQGKVKLHQVEASGVPVMSTGLIESSQREIDEVVSLIKQRATTFTVVSSSYVLAVVTLTSVFRNRLGAELKALAIKDENMNRFLRHVRLVDASESVGATATDVILSLCYAKTSHGRLLQQFGVLEEEGGKGILLDSLALARRNLDIVCAFKSSDMEDERLHQDGPKLLKELLIWAEQLDDSPVNPTDFDEPKPEYDQDKSEDKSESAGTSVEAFDSSVDSFNNVLFTDLADRIRARGLCVAVNYGFDKEHSIPLVVGLPDKPFALAVLTDDMRFMNIESTRERHRMFAQDLEYLGWSVMNVWSVGAFVNPEKEVERVVSRIGELYGEDQ
- the groES gene encoding co-chaperone GroES, whose translation is MSIKLTPLEDKIIVKQAQAETQTASGLYIPDNAKEKPQQGEVLAVGPGRRDDKGERIPMDVKVGDKVLYSKYGGTEVHYEGEDYLIVSSRDVLAILG
- a CDS encoding FmdB family zinc ribbon protein; protein product: MPTYHYRCKQCGYDFSEYQSFEDDPITVCPKCGKPELRKVFSAPPINFKGSGFYRTDK